AACATACCCTTCATATTCACCTACAACATAATGATTTGGACATAAAAACTTCTTATCTATTCTCACTATGACCCTCTCAGAATCAAATCTTATTATTTTAGTAGAAAACTCTGTTTTAAAATTGTTTTTAAATTCATCTCTATCCATATCTATATATTTCTTCTTATCTAACTCAAAACTTCTTACCACATGCTCACATTCAGTATAATAATTTTCATATTCTATAATTGTATCTTTATTTATTTTCTCTTGGTTTTCAACATTGATTTCTTGTGTTAACTCTTTATTTATATTTTGATTTTTAGCTATATTTTCATCTTTATTTTTATTTTCTAATCTATTATCTAGAAAAGTGAATATTAATAAAACTACAGCTAAAGTAAGTCCTAAAAACAAATAAAACATTTTATAAGAGTTTTTCATAATATCTTCATCCTTTCTTGGAAGATATTATTTCCAAAAAAACATTTTATATACAAATTTCAACCCCTATTGAACTTATAAAGGCTATAGTTCTTAATAGGGGTATCTCTTTAATACTCTATCGTTAAGTGCATACCAACATGATCCTTTAAATATATTCATGAGATTTTTTATTAATTCTCTAACTAAAACATCATATATTTTTTCTAATTCATTTTGAGTAAGACAAATACTCTCTTCTTTTATATTAAGCTCATCTGGATTAAAGACAAGTTTTAATTGTTTATCTACATAATTATCAATATATTTCAATTTTGAATGGATTACTTTTTCTGCAAATATTTTTATAAGATGCTTATATTCATTTCTTACACTCTCGTTTATATCTATTTCTTCTTTTATTTCATTTCTAACTTTATTTATTTCATTGTTTGCATAATTAAAGTGAAATAAATATCTTTTGTCATAAAGTATATCTAAATCGAAATACTTCAATGCAAGTTCTTCCAATACATTAATCCATTTATTATTATAAAATCCATATTTATACCCTTCAATATAAAAGCAAAGTTCAATTCTATCAATATCTTCTCTAATAACGTTAGTAATTGATCTTGCAATAGCACGTGGATTGTCTCTATCTCTTAATAATTTTTTTATTTTATTTTCAATATTTTTAGTACAGATATATTGGGGATAAATATTACTAATATTTTTTTCTAAATCATATAATGACAATAAAATATGTATTGAATTTATATCATTATTAAATAAAAATTTATTTTTCAGTCCTTCATATAGTTCCCAAGGTTCCACTGCAGAAGTTTGCAAATCCATCCCTCCTTCTTTAGAAATTATTGCCAGTATAAAATAATCTAAACCTGTTTATTGATTTATTTTTTAATTTTTTCATAATATGATAATATATAATTAAATTTATTCAAATTTAAGGAGTGTTTGTCATTAAATTTTTAGATTCTAAATTTAAAGATAATATTAAAAGATATATATTGCAATGTGTATTAGCAACCATATCAATAATGTTCATATTGTTATTTTTAAACTACTTTGTATACACTACAATAATAGCAAGTTTAGGTGCTACCACTTTTATTGTCTTTACTATGCCAAAAACTCATTCTGCAAAAGGAAAAAATATTCTTGGTGGATATACTCTTGGTATAATTTTTGGTATAATATTTCATTTATTATCAATATTTTTAATAGAAATAATAGAAACAATAAATTTAAATACCCTTTATATGATTACAGGAGCATTATCAGTAGGTGCTACAATGTTTGTAATGACCATAACTAATACAGAGCATCCTCCAGCAGTGGGTATGGCTCTATCATTAATTCTAACTCCATGGGATTTTAAAACTTTATTTTTCGTATATCTATGTATAATACTTATGATAATAGTTAAAAAGTCACTGGAAAATTATTTAATAGATCTTCAATAATTTTTTTTCGACAAAAAAAGACTCGAATATTTATTATACTATTATATCGTATTTTTTTCAACATCTAAGAGCAAAATAATATCTATAAATAAAGCACTTCCTAGGAAGTGCTTTATTTATAGATATTATTTTCTTTTCAACTCTACTCTTTTTTTCCAAGCATGTAACCCCAAAGAAACACCTATTACTCCATAAGCTACAAATGCTCTAAAAAATTCTCCTATTTGTGCATCACCAAATAAATTTTTTCCTGCTAAAGGAGATACTATAAATAATGTATGGAATAATGTTGTACCGAGTATTGCCTGACCTATAGTTGCTTTAGAAACTGAAGCCCCACCTATAAGTAATGCTGCTATTGAAAACATTCCAATTTGTTCATGACTTCCATACGTATTTAAGGTTCCTAGATTTTGCAAAAATATAATTTGTCCCCAAGCTGCTAAAACTATAGATATTACAATAGCTAGAACTCTTATTTTATCTACATTTATACCAGAAACTTTAGCAATTTGTTTGTCTTGACCTACCGTTCTAAATTCTTGACCTATTTTAGTCTTGACAATTAATACATTAAAAAGACACAAAGCAAATATTACAAATATGGTTATAACAGGTACCTTAGTCATATTTAATAGTGAATTACTAGTCTTTATATATAAAGATAATATTATAAGTAAGACCATCATTATCATAGTAAATATATATTTAAATTTATTATAATTTACTTTGTATTTACTTCTTTTATTTCTTATATAAATAAAAGAATAAATTATAATTGTTATTATAGAACAAGTTAATAATACATCAAATAAAGGTAGTTTTAAAAT
The DNA window shown above is from Senegalia massiliensis and carries:
- a CDS encoding BofC C-terminal domain-containing protein translates to MKNSYKMFYLFLGLTLAVVLLIFTFLDNRLENKNKDENIAKNQNINKELTQEINVENQEKINKDTIIEYENYYTECEHVVRSFELDKKKYIDMDRDEFKNNFKTEFSTKIIRFDSERVIVRIDKKFLCPNHYVVGEYEGYVSIYKINDKGEKVVFKKLDQSIEFLSDFDKDKLKKGIIVDSIDDIGEIIENFIS
- a CDS encoding HPP family protein — its product is MFVIKFLDSKFKDNIKRYILQCVLATISIMFILLFLNYFVYTTIIASLGATTFIVFTMPKTHSAKGKNILGGYTLGIIFGIIFHLLSIFLIEIIETINLNTLYMITGALSVGATMFVMTITNTEHPPAVGMALSLILTPWDFKTLFFVYLCIILMIIVKKSLENYLIDLQ
- a CDS encoding ABC transporter permease subunit, with protein sequence MISKNIVGDSGKKMIFNNIVTIIFVILCLIGVQLSNLPIPFIVNELITRITRNSFLVLSLIIPVLAGMGLNFSIVVGAMAGQIAIISVTHLGITGFKGFILAIVISFPIALLFGFLTGKLLNKTKGQEMIASMITGFFANGVYQLIFLFLVGTLIPMKNPVLMLSGGVGIRNTIDLSKGVKPTGIKYALDNILKLPLFDVLLTCSIITIIIYSFIYIRNKRSKYKVNYNKFKYIFTMIMMVLLIILSLYIKTSNSLLNMTKVPVITIFVIFALCLFNVLIVKTKIGQEFRTVGQDKQIAKVSGINVDKIRVLAIVISIVLAAWGQIIFLQNLGTLNTYGSHEQIGMFSIAALLIGGASVSKATIGQAILGTTLFHTLFIVSPLAGKNLFGDAQIGEFFRAFVAYGVIGVSLGLHAWKKRVELKRK